The following are encoded in a window of Podospora pseudoanserina strain CBS 124.78 chromosome 6, whole genome shotgun sequence genomic DNA:
- the SCS7 gene encoding fatty acid alpha-hydroxylase (BUSCO:EOG09263KDI; EggNog:ENOG503NV5W; COG:Q): MPGRTLPTFALAEVESHNTKKSCYVTVGKNVYDVTDFVDAHPGGGDLVLDYAGKDITDILKDEASHAHSEAAYEVLDDSLVGFLEDASNGASANGKAKANGQANGTYVHPRTGMSCEEDLSKDTDITSDYKTHKFLDLSRPLFPQVWFGGFSKEFYLDQVHRPRHYKGGASAPLFGNFLEPLSKTPWWLIPVFWLPPVTYGLYLASSGLTAVGEVACFIGGLGFWSIAEYTLHRFLFHLDEWLPDNRVGITLHFTLHGIHHYLPMDKYRLVMPPALFAVLATPFWKLAHTIFYWDWNVATAVYCGGIFGYICYDLTHYFLHHQNLPLWYKQLKKLHLEHHFLDYENGFGVTSPFWDKVFGTELRGAKPGKKSN, translated from the exons AAGAATGTCTACGATGTGACTGACTTTGTCGACGCCCACCCGGGAGGCGGTGACCTGGTCCTCGACTACGCTGGCAAGGACATCACCGATATCCTCAAAGACGAGGCGTCACATGCGCACTCCGAGGCGGCATACGAGGTTCTCGACGACTCTCTGGTTGGGTTTCTGGAGGATGCCTCCAACGGCGCGAGCGCAAACGGCAAGGCAAAGGCGAATGGACAGGCCAACGGCACCTATGTGCATCCCCGAACGGGTATGTCCTGTGAGGAGGATCTCAGCAAGGATACCGACATTACCAGTGACTACAAGACACACAAGTTCTTGGACCTGAGCAGACCACTCTTTCCCCAAGTGTGGTTCGGTGGCTTCAGCAAGGAGTTTTACCTCGACCAGGTCCATAGACCACGCCACTACAAGGGCGGTGCTTCTGCGCCACTCTTTGGCAACTTCCTTGAGCCTCTGAGCAAGACGCCTTGGTGGTTGATTCCTGTGTTCTGGCTTCCGCCTGTTACTTATGGCCTCTACCTTGCCAGCAGTGGGCTGACTgctgtgggagaggtggcctGTTTCATTGGAGGCTTGGGTTTCTGGTCCATCGCCGAGTACACTCTGCACAGATTCTTGTTTCATCTTGATGA ATGGCTGCCCGACAATCGTGTCGGCATCACCCTGCATTTTACCCTCCATGGCATCCACCACTACCTGCCCATGGACAAGTACCGGCTGGTCATGCCCCCGGCACTTTTCGCCGTGCTTGCTACTCCCTTCTGGAAGTTGGCACACACCATCTTTTACTGGGATTGGAACGTGGCTACTGCGGTCTATTGCGGTGGCATCTTCGGGTACATCTGCTACGACTTGACGCACTACTTCCTGCACCACCAGAACCTTCCTCTCTGGTACAAGCAGCTGAAGAAGTTGCACTTGGAGCACCACTTCCTTGACTACGAGAACGGCTTCGGCGTCACCAGCCCCTTCTGGGACAAGGTCTTTGGCACCGAGCTCAGGGGCGCCAAGCCCGGCAAGAAGAGCAACTGA